The following coding sequences lie in one Arachis stenosperma cultivar V10309 chromosome 5, arast.V10309.gnm1.PFL2, whole genome shotgun sequence genomic window:
- the LOC130982082 gene encoding peroxidase 51-like, with protein sequence MSQLNNVLLVWFLLLSVAHGTSAQLSRHHYTKICPNVENIVRDAVKKKFHETFVTVPATIRLFFHDCFVRGCDASVLVASTPNNKAEKDHPDNLSLAGDGFDTVIRAKAAVDAVPLCRNKVSCADILTMATRDVISLAGGPYYEVELGRYDGLKSRASDVNGKLPQPGFNLNQLNSLFAANGLTQTDMIALSGAHTVGFSHCNKFNNRIYNFKSHTKVDPTLNDLYASQLKSMCPRNVDPRIAIDMDPTTPRAFDNAYFKNLQKGMGLFTSDQVLFMDPRSKPAVEAFASNSKTFHANFVAAITKLGRVGIKNEQNGNIRSDCSII encoded by the exons ATGTCTCAGCTTAATAATGTTCTACTTGTGTGGTTTCTCTTATTAAGTGTTGCACATGGTACTTCAGCTCAGCTAAGTCGACACCATTATACAAAAATCTGCCCCAATGTTGAGAACATAGTCAGAGATGCAGTTAAGAAGAAGTTCCATGAAACATTTGTCACTGTCCCTGCTACCATTCGCCTCTTCTTCCATGATTGTTTTGTGAGG GGTTGTGATGCTTCAGTTTTGGTAGCTTCGACTCCAAACAACAAAGCAGAGAAGGATCATCCTGACAATCTCTCACTGGCCGGAGACGGCTTTGACACGGTGATCAGAGCAAAAGCAGCCGTGGATGCTGTCcctctctgcagaaataaagtCTCATGCGCAGATATTCTTACCATGGCAACCCGTGATGTTATTTCACTG GCTGGTGGACCGTACTATGAGGTTGAGTTAGGGAGATATGATGGGTTGAAGTCAAGGGCTTCAGATGTGAATGGGAAGCTGCCGCAGCCAGGGTTCAACTTGAACCAGCTCAATTCACTCTTCGCCGCGAACGGCCTTACCCAGACAGATATGATTGCTCTTTCAG GGGCTCACACCGTGGGGTTCTCTCATTGCAACAAGTTCAATAACAGAATCTACAATTTCAAGAGCCACACTAAAGTGGACCCCACACTCAACGACCTTTACGCCTCGCAGCTAAAATCTATGTGCCCGAGAAATGTGGATCCAAGGATTGCAATCGACATGGACCCAACAACACCACGGGCTTTCGATAACGCTTATTTCAAGAATCTTCAGAAGGGTATGGGCCTGTTCACCTCAGACCAAGTTCTGTTCATGGACCCAAGGTCCAAGCCCGCTGTGGAGGCCTTTGCTAGTAACAGCAAAACCTTCCACGCCAACTTCGTCGCTGCCATTACTAAGTTGGGCCGAGTTGGAATCAAGAATGAGCAAAATGGGAACATTCGTTCAGATTGCTCCATCATATGA